One region of Nycticebus coucang isolate mNycCou1 chromosome 10, mNycCou1.pri, whole genome shotgun sequence genomic DNA includes:
- the LOC128596627 gene encoding translation initiation factor IF-2-like gives WFFKSPTGAELFSPQPAHGTGSPPPPASGSSQGTAGGATSRRQLRPHPPHPAAAPSRGQRPRRVPASPSQTARDWLERLPVWRRGCVVRSPALPLVEAAAAARAGSRRGGEAGGRGGGTGGGCRFRNRRSSSLTRGLRGLGRVRPRRAGLLGAEAAWGRAGRRRSGPPGHRVKLLRFLLA, from the coding sequence TGGTTCTTCAAATCTCCGACTGGAGCAGAACTTTTCTCGCCGCAACCCGCCCACGGCACTGGGTCTCCGCCGCCGCCAGCCAGCGGGAGCAGCCAAGGGACCGCGGGCGGTGCAACAAGCCGCCGCCAGCTCCGGCCACACCCGCCACACCCTGCGGCCGCGCCGAGCCGCGGCCAACGCCCCCGCCGTGTGCCCGCCTCCCCTAGCCAGACGGCTCGCGATTGGCTGGAGAGGCTGCCCGTCTGGAGGAGAGGTTGCGTCGTCCGCAGCCCGGCGCTCCCATTGGTCGAGGCGGCGGCGGCCGCGCGCGCGGGGTCCCGGCGGGGAGGGGAAGCCGGTGGCCGCGGCGGCGGAACGGGCGGAGGCTGCCGGTTTCGTAACCGTCGCTCCTCCTCGCTGACTCGCGGGCTGCGAGGCCTGGGTCGCGTCAGGCCGCGCCGCGCGGGGCTGCTCGGAGCGGAGGCCGCCTGGGGGCGGGCGGGCCGGAGGCGCAG